The Candidatus Polarisedimenticolaceae bacterium genome includes the window GCTCCGCCGCGGCGCGGCGCGTGTCGGACGAGGGGGCGAATCTCGGCGAGGTCGCCTTCTCCCCGGACGGGAGGTACCTCGCCTGGGAGCAGGGCGTGGGGACGTTGTCGCTGCTGAACCACCTCGTGGTGGTCGAGGTCGACGGGAGCCGGCGGTGGAACGCCGCGGCGAAGCTCGACCCGACGCTCATGGGGTTCGCATGGCGCGGCGACTCGCGGTCGATCGTCGCGCACCTTGCGGAGAAGACACGGTCGAGGTTCGTCGAGCTCGCGTTCGACGGGTCGCGCGTGCGGGATGTTCCGTTCCAGGGAATCGCCGGAGAACCCGCGAGGGTCGTGGTCGGGGCGGTGCACGCGGATCGCGCCGGAAACGTCCTGCTCTTCCCCTCCTCCACCTACGTGCAGCCCGCCAACCCGACCGTCTTCGACCTCGGCTCGGGGGCGGTCCGCGTTCCGGTGGACGTGAACCCCGAGACGGCAGCCTGGCCGAAGGGGAAACTCGAGGTCGTCTCGTGGAAGAGCCCCGAGGGACCGACGATCGAGGGGGTGCTCCTCACGAGCCCGATCGCGAAGCCCGGGGCGCCGGCGCCGCTCATGGTGATGCCGCACGGAGGTCCGGACTCGGTCACGACCGAGGGATTCTCGTGGTGGGCGACCTTCTTCGCCGCGCGCGGGTACACGGTGTTCCGGCCGAACTACCGGGGGGGCGTCGGGTACGGGCTCGACTTCTACGCCGCGAATCGCGGGCGGCTCGGGGAGATCGAGTTCCTCGACATCGAGAGCGGCGTGGACGCGCTGGTCGCGAAGGGGGTCGCCGACCCGAAGCGTCTCTTCTACGGCGGCTGGTCGTGGGGCGGGTATCTCACCACGTGGACGATCGGGCACACGTCCCGATATCGCGCCGCGGTCGCGGGCGCGGCGGTCGTCGACACCGTCGTCGAATACGTGACCTCGGACATCAACCACGGGGTCGCGGCGGAGTGGGAGTACCGCGGGATTCCCTGGAAGCAGCTCGAGAACTTCGACCGGGCGAATCCGATGCGCTCCCTCGGCAAGGTCGTGACGCCCACCCTCGTGATCCACGGCGAAGCGGACGAACGCGTGCCCTTCCCCAATGGCCAGATCCTCTGGCGGGCGCTCGTCGACCTGGGGGTCGAGACGGAGCTCTGGGCCTACCCGCGCGAGCCCCACGGGTTCACCGAGAAGGCGCACGTGGTGCACTTTCTCGAGCGCTGGGTCGAGTGGTACCGCCGGCACGACCCGGCGGTCAGTGGAAGTCGCGGCTCTTCGCAGTAGCGGGCGCAAGCAGGTTGCGCGGCTCCCAGAAGGAGTCCGCGATCAGGTGCACGACCCCGTCCTGGCGCTGGAGCTTGCCGGTCACGCCGAGGAAACTCGCCGTCTTCACGAGGATGCGGAACCGCTCGTAGA containing:
- a CDS encoding S9 family peptidase; the encoded protein is MLRPLLVAALSVLPVVAAETSPTAVEIASLRSLGALALSPDGKLVAYTLTSPKFDPEAKPKDDSDTSGGWSKSTQLFLAPATGGRPRAMTAEGSDVSSPEFTPNGRSLAFLRKVDGKSKLHVLPVDFGEAAAIDTGKLEPASFAFSPDGSKVAFLAERPRSEDRKREEFLRGGATAWGRKWEPRRLWVVPVTGGDPVEAYAGPEHVVAFRWSPDGKRFALVLAASADPYEASNLAWVAIAPVDRSAAARRVSDEGANLGEVAFSPDGRYLAWEQGVGTLSLLNHLVVVEVDGSRRWNAAAKLDPTLMGFAWRGDSRSIVAHLAEKTRSRFVELAFDGSRVRDVPFQGIAGEPARVVVGAVHADRAGNVLLFPSSTYVQPANPTVFDLGSGAVRVPVDVNPETAAWPKGKLEVVSWKSPEGPTIEGVLLTSPIAKPGAPAPLMVMPHGGPDSVTTEGFSWWATFFAARGYTVFRPNYRGGVGYGLDFYAANRGRLGEIEFLDIESGVDALVAKGVADPKRLFYGGWSWGGYLTTWTIGHTSRYRAAVAGAAVVDTVVEYVTSDINHGVAAEWEYRGIPWKQLENFDRANPMRSLGKVVTPTLVIHGEADERVPFPNGQILWRALVDLGVETELWAYPREPHGFTEKAHVVHFLERWVEWYRRHDPAVSGSRGSSQ